A DNA window from Molothrus ater isolate BHLD 08-10-18 breed brown headed cowbird chromosome 2, BPBGC_Mater_1.1, whole genome shotgun sequence contains the following coding sequences:
- the MID1IP1 gene encoding mid1-interacting protein 1, protein MMQICDSYSQKYSLFNAMNRFIGAVNNMDQTVMVPSLLRDVPLLLEELDAAGAVCPPRDAALPPGDPGAYFSRRDMYSHYMLLKSIRNDIEWGVVQPPAGEEAARKKDKLGGGPAEEGEGEEDLEQQFHYHLSGLHSVLSKLTRKANVLTNRYKQEIGVSSWGQ, encoded by the coding sequence ATGATGCAGATCTGCGACTCGTACAGCCAGAAGTACTCCCTCTTCAACGCCATGAACCGCTTCATCGGCGCCGTCAACAACATGGACCAGACGGTGATGGTGCCCAGCCTGCTGCGCGACGTGccgctgctgctggaggagctggacgCGGCGGGCGCCGTGTGCCCGCCCCGGGATGCTGCCCTGCCGCCCGGCGACCCCGGCGCCTACTTCTCCCGCAGGGACATGTACAGCCACTACATGCTGCTCAAGTCCATCCGCAACGACATCGAGTGGGGCGTGGTGCAGCCGCCGGCGGGCGAGGAGGCCGCCCGCAAGAAGGACAAGCTGGGCGGCGGGCCCGCCGAGGAGGGCGAGGGAGAGGAGGACCTGGAGCAGCAGTTCCATTACCACCTCAGCGGACTCCACTCGGTCCTCTCCAAGCTCACCCGCAAGGCCAACGTCCTCACCAACAGATACAAGCAGGAGATCGGCGTCAGCAGCTGGGGGCAGTGA